The sequence AAAGCTCACTAATGATACTCCGGGTAAGTCCGTCTGGTTTTGAACAAAATTTAATCCCATTTGGTGCGGTGAGATCGCCATTCGGATCTTTTGTCTCTGGTGAGGCATTGATGGTCATCATCGCCATCGGATACAAGGATTTCAGGTCAAGGACTACCACATTCTCTCTGATTCCTGAACTTGGTTCAAAAACAGTAGCGCCTTCAAATTCATCACCCGGACTATAGCCTTTTGATGGTAGGATGAATTTTCCATGTGCCTTGCGGAGGATATAGATGTCAATGACATTTGAAGAGTTCAAAGTTCGGTCCAGGGGACACCCGACATACTTAGCAATCTCCTGGTAAAACTCGATGATATTATTCTTCTGGTTTATTTTTACGCAGAGCTCGACATCTTTGAAGTTATACTCAACCAGTTCATGGGGAGCCTCTTGCCACATCCGTGCTGTCATACCAGGCTGGTAATGAAATGCCTTCACGTCACCTACTTCGCGCTCTCCTACCGCGTCCAGACGGTACGAGTCCAGTTTGGATGACTGCATCTTTTTATACGCGGCCAGAAGATCAAAATCAACTCTGCCCCTGACTCCAGAACGTTCGCTCATCCCAGGCAACCGGGCAAGGCTGTCCGGAGGGAGGTTCAGAGTACGGATTCTCCCAAAAATGAATGGGAGATCGAAATCGGTGAAGTTCCACCCTGAGAGTATGTCCGGGTTTTTCTCTCTGATGTATGCAGAAAAATCCCTGAGTAGTGACTTTTCATCATCGAAAACCCTGATGGTGTGAGTATCACTGCAAAAACAGCCGTTTAGGAGAGTACTCCTGCAGAGATTCTCTAAATTTATTGATTTTTCCGCGTTCTGGAGAAGAAATGTTGTGTAGTGTTCGTCAAATGAGTCCCAGGCAGTAATACATATAATGCGATCACGATCAGGGTTTGGAAGACCTCCTTTATCGTCCTCACATTCAATGTCAAGGAGACAATATCTGGATGGGGCATGAACATCCGCTGGTTTTACTTCTGTAAACGGGACGATGGATGAACCAGATGGGACTGTTATTCCTCCGGTAATTCCTGCATCAATGAGATAACGGGTCGCAAAGGGAATGTCTGCTTCAAAATGTGTGTAATTTCCTCTGATATCCCTGACATCAGTAGGTCTTCGGGTGTAGAGTCTGCGAAGTTCTTCTCCGTGAATGGATTTGAATGAGGTACTGTCAACTTTGATGACCTGGTCAGGGTGATTCCGGGCAACCTGTGATGCAAGGATGTATAAATACGGGAAAAATCCTGTAACCTGGATCTCCTTTAGATCCCCCGTTTCAGTCCGGCCAAAAATATGGATTATCGGCCCGTCTGCAGCGGTTGAATATTCAACTTGATTGATGCTGAGTAGAATTCTTTCGTCGCGTTGTGCCGTATCGGCTGAAAATGAACTATCAGTCTGATGTAAGGATAACTGGGCATCATCAGTCATGTGATATCCTCCTGCAAAGGTCAGATACGAAGGTCGCTGCACTGTGGAAATGGTCATTCTCCCAGGTATCAAGATCCCATTCCTGAATCGAAATGATTCCTTCTCTTCCAATGACTACAGGGACGCCAAGAGAGCAACCAGTAAAACCATATTCTCCTTCAAGGATCGCAGAACATATGAGATCAGTCCTTGCGTCTTTGATTATAGATTCAATCAAATGCCATATGTGATATACAGGCGCATATTCAGTCGCGCCTTTCCCCTTGATGATTTCCATGCTAGCATTTCGGAGAGTTAATAAAATGTCATCTCTTATGGGGATATCAACGTTTAATCCGGTTTTACTGAAAATAGGAACCTGATGTTCTCCATGTTCTCCAAGGATCATTCCATCACATCTTATGGATCGGTTTGCCAGTTCGTATTGAAATCGTGCACTATCAAGTTGTCCGCCAAATCCAATTATGCGGCTTTTTAGAATCCTTGTTGCTTTCCAGAGAAAATATGTCAGAATATCTGCAGGATTTGTAACTACTACAATAATCCCCTTGTAATTGGGAATAAGCGCAGCCAGTTCTGATGCAACCGGAACATTGCAGTCCAGTAATGCAGCTCTTGTTTTGATATTTTGGTTTCGTGGAAGGCCGGCTGTATAAAGTATAATGTCACATGTGGCAATGTCTATCGGATTTATTGAAACAGATACTGGACATCTCATATGTTCGATGTCAAGTCGTTGCGCCTCGAGGAGTGCCTGGTTACAATCATACAAAACAAGATGATCTATTAGGCCACTTGATACGGCACGGGCTGCAACCCCGCCTCCTATGCGCCCAGTACCGAATACTGCAAGGCTGGTCATATCCCATACCGATAGGAACGAAGAATAGATAATTACCATCATCCCCATTTCTCTCTTCATGATCAGATTGAGTCGGGAATCCGTACATCTTGCGGGAGTGCCTGCCAGAAATCATCTGGTTCTCGCTGCAGGTGTGCTAGGAACCTGCGCTTCTTCTCTTTCACGGGTGCTTCATCAGGGAGCGGGAGCGGTAGTTACCAAGTCCATTGGTCCTGAACCGCGATATGGGCATGCCGGGCCATGTGTTGTTGTTTTGGAAGATGGTGTTATGAATGCGATGGGGCTTCCAAATCCATCCCGGG comes from Methanospirillum hungatei and encodes:
- a CDS encoding malate dehydrogenase: MKREMGMMVIIYSSFLSVWDMTSLAVFGTGRIGGGVAARAVSSGLIDHLVLYDCNQALLEAQRLDIEHMRCPVSVSINPIDIATCDIILYTAGLPRNQNIKTRAALLDCNVPVASELAALIPNYKGIIVVVTNPADILTYFLWKATRILKSRIIGFGGQLDSARFQYELANRSIRCDGMILGEHGEHQVPIFSKTGLNVDIPIRDDILLTLRNASMEIIKGKGATEYAPVYHIWHLIESIIKDARTDLICSAILEGEYGFTGCSLGVPVVIGREGIISIQEWDLDTWENDHFHSAATFVSDLCRRISHD